The nucleotide sequence ATCGCGAACATAGAACCATCCGCTGGTATTGACGCAACGATCGGCGGTTTCCGTTTGCGTGACCAGAATTTGATCAATAGCGTCCACTGAATCGGCGGCCCATTGTTCGGCCGTAAATGGCAGACGATTCACCAAATCTTCCGCAAAAACCGTCGCGGCAACGTCCTGGGACCCGGTCAATTTGGGCCATCGCATCCCAACATCGCGATGAATCCCCTGTGGCGTTCGGACGATCAGCGGCACCTGAATTTGGGCACTTCGCAAAGGTCCGCAACCGTGCCCGATCCAACCGTTTTGCCCGAGATTGAATCCACTGGTCCCCATCAAAATCAAGGTCGCGTCGATTTGATCAGCCAAATCGACACATCGATCCAGCAACTGATCAATCAACCTCACTTGGCACCCATAGGTACGCATCCAAGCCATGATCAGATCCACCGGATCGTCGGCAACCATTGGATGCACCGGAGGTTCTGCGCCTTCGAAAATTGGCGGACAAGCACCTTCGCCGCTTGTTCCCGATGGTGCCGTTTCGCCTGACAAGGCTGCTGATGGTTCGGTGTCCAGGAATTCTTGATCGTCGTCGTCCCAACTTTCGTCGACTGGAAACAGGTCCCGCGGCGCGTCCCAGTGCCGTGCCAAAAAACCACTGTGCAACCAGAGACGTTCTGGCGGCTTGTCTGCATTCACGGCTTCGTCCAATCTCTGGACCAACCGCGAAAAGTGAGTGTCTTCCACGCGATTGGCCACGGATCTGTCGGCGGAATCGATCGGAATCGTTTGAACCGAATCGAATGTTTGGCCCACCGCCGGCATCGTGCCATCATCGATCAGCAATCCACCGGTGCGACTGGAAACCAGGGACGCCAGAACGACGTCCGGCCGATCGTCGTGACAGACCAGTCGGTCCCACACAAACCCGTCGGACGCCATCGCATCGATCGTCGGCGTTTGATTGAATGCGGAACCGTAGCAACCGATCG is from Crateriforma conspicua and encodes:
- a CDS encoding alkaline phosphatase family protein; protein product: MTRQIVITLAGLSVDAIGCYGSAFNQTPTIDAMASDGFVWDRLVCHDDRPDVVLASLVSSRTGGLLIDDGTMPAVGQTFDSVQTIPIDSADRSVANRVEDTHFSRLVQRLDEAVNADKPPERLWLHSGFLARHWDAPRDLFPVDESWDDDDQEFLDTEPSAALSGETAPSGTSGEGACPPIFEGAEPPVHPMVADDPVDLIMAWMRTYGCQVRLIDQLLDRCVDLADQIDATLILMGTSGFNLGQNGWIGHGCGPLRSAQIQVPLIVRTPQGIHRDVGMRWPKLTGSQDVAATVFAEDLVNRLPFTAEQWAADSVDAIDQILVTQTETADRCVNTSGWFYVRDSDQSEHLYLKPDDRHDHNDVGRLAPDALDRLSTDG